From a single Phocoena sinus isolate mPhoSin1 chromosome 1, mPhoSin1.pri, whole genome shotgun sequence genomic region:
- the ATP1A2 gene encoding sodium/potassium-transporting ATPase subunit alpha-2, producing MGRGAGREYSPAATTAENGGGKKKQKEKELDELKKEVAMDDHKLSLDELGRKYQVDLSKGLTNQRAQDILARDGPNALTPPPTTPEWVKFCRQLFGGFSILLWIGAILCFLAYGIQAAMEDEPSNDNLYLGVVLAAVVIVTGCFSYYQEAKSSKIMDSFKNMVPQQALVVREGEKMQINAEEVVVGDLVEVKGGDRVPADLRIISSHGCKVDNSSLTGESEPQTRSPEFTHENPLETRNICFFSTNCVEGTARGIVIATGDRTVMGRIATLASGLEVGRTPIAMEIEHFIQLITGVAVFLGVSFFVLSLILGYSWLEAVIFLIGIIVANVPEGLLATVTVCLTLTAKRMARKNCLVKNLEAVETLGSTSTICSDKTGTLTQNRMTVAHMWFDNQIHEADTTEDQSGATFDKRSPTWTALSRIAGLCNRAVFKAGQENISVSKRDTAGDASESALLKCIELSCGSVRKMRDRNPKVAEIPFNSTNKYQLSIHEREDSPQSYVLVMKGAPERILDRCSSILVQGKEVPLDKEMQDAFQNAYLELGGLGERVLGFCQLNLPSGKFPRGFKFDTDELNFPTEKLCFVGLMSMIDPPRAAVPDAVGKCRSAGIKVIMVTGDHPITAKAIAKGVGIISEGNETVEDIAARLNIPVSQVNPREAKACVVHGSDLKDMTSEQLDEILKNHTEIVFARTSPQQKLIIVEGCQRQGAIVAVTGDGVNDSPALKKADIGIAMGIAGSDVSKQAADMILLDDNFASIVTGVEEGRLIFDNLKKSIAYTLTSNIPEITPFLLFIIANIPLPLGTVTILCIDLGTDMVPAISLAYEAAESDIMKRQPRNPQTDKLVNERLISMAYGQIGMIQALGGFFTYFVILAENGFLPSRLLGIRLDWDDRSMNDLEDSYGQEWTYEQRKVVEFTCHTAFFASIVVVQWADLIICKTRRNSVFQQGMKNKILIFGLLEETALAAFLSYCPGMGVALRMYPLKVTWWFCAFPYSLLIFIYDEVRKLILRRYPGGWVEKETYY from the exons ATGGGCCGTGGG GCCGGCCGCGAGTACTCACCTGCGGCCACCACTGCGGAAAATGGGGGCggcaagaaaaaacagaaagagaaggagcTGGATGAGCTGAAGAAGGAGGTGGCCATG GATGACCACAAGCTGTCCTTGGATGAGCTGGGCCGCAAGTACCAAGTGGATCTGTCCAAG GGCCTCACCAACCAGCGGGCCCAGGACATTCTGGCTCGGGATGGACCCAatgccctcaccccacccccgacCACCCCTGAGTGGGTCAAGTTCTGTCGCCAGCTTTTCGGGGGCTTCTCCATCCTGCTGTGGATTGGGGCCATCCTCTGCTTCCTGGCCTACGGCATCCAGGCTGCCATGGAGGATGAACCATCCAATGACAAT CTGTATCTGGGCGTGGTGCTGGCAGCTGTGGTCATCGTGACTGGCTGCTTCTCCTACTACCAGGAGGCCAAGAGCTCCAAGATCATGGATTCCTTCAAGAACATGGTGCCTCAG CAAGCCCTCGTGGTACGGGAAGGAGAGAAGATGCAGATCAACGCGGAGGAGGTGGTGGTCGGAGACCTGGTGGAGGTGAAGGGTGGAGACCGAGTGCCTGCCGACCTCCGGATCATCTCTTCTCACGGCTGTAAG GTGGATAACTCATCCCTAACAGGCGAGTCGGAGCCCCAGACCCGCTCCCCCGAGTTCACCCACGAGAACCCCCTGGAGACCCGCAATATCTGTTTCTTCTCTACCAACTGCGTGGAAG GCACTGCCAGGGGCATCGTGATTGCCACAGGTGACCGGACCGTGATGGGCCGCATAGCCACTCTGGCCTCAGGCCTGGAGGTCGGGCGGACACCCATAGCCATGGAGATTGAGCATTTCATCCAGCTGATCACGGGGGTGGCTGTGTTCCTGGGGGTATCCTTCTTCGTGCTGTCCCTCATCCTGGGCTACAGCTGGCTGGAGGCGGTCATCTTCCTCATCGGCATCATCGTGGCCAATGTGCCTGAGGGGCTGCTGGCCACTGTCACT GTGTGTCTGACCCTGACAGCCAAGCGCATGGCTCGGAAGAACTGCCTGGTGAAGAACCTGGAGGCGGTGGAGACGCTGGGCTCCACCTCCACCATCTGCTCCGACAAGACGGGCACCCTCACCCAGAACCGCATGACCGTCGCCCACATGTGGTTTGACAACCAGATCCATGAGGCCGACACCACAGAAGATCAGTCTG ggGCCACTTTCGACAAACGATCCCCCACGTGGACCGCCCTGTCCCGGATTGCTGGTCTCTGCAACCGTGCTGTCTTCAAGGCAGGGCAGGAGAACATCTCTGTGTCTAAG CGGGACACAGCTGGTGATGCCTCAGAGTCAGCTCTGCTCAAGTGCATTGAGCTATCCTGCGGCTCCGTGAGGAAGATGAGGGATAGAAACCCCAAGGTGGCGGAGATCCCGTTCAACTCAACCAATAAGTACCAG CTGTCCATCCACGAGAGAGAAGACAGCCCCCAGAGCTACGTGCTGGTGATGAAGGGGGCCCCCGAGCGCATCCTGGACCGGTGCTCCTCCATCTTGGTGCAGGGCAAGGAGGTCCCTCTAGACAAGGAGATGCAAGACGCCTTCCAGAATGCCTACCTGGAGCTGGGAGGACTGGGGGAGCGAGTGCTAG GCTTCTGTCAACTGAATCTGCCCTCTGGAAAGTTTCCTCGGGGCTTCAAATTCGACACAGATGAGCTGAACTTTCCCACGGAGAAGCTCTGCTTCGTGGGGCTCATGTCCATGATTGACCCTCCACGGGCTGCCGTGCCGGACGCTGTGGGCAAGTGCCGGAGTGCAGGCATCAAG GTGATCATGGTGACCGGGGACCACCCTATCACAGCCAAGGCCATTGCCAAAGGTGTGGGTATCATATCAGAGGGCAACGAGACGGTGGAGGACATTGCAGCCCGGCTCAACATTCCTGTCAGCCAGGTCAACCCCAG AGAGGCCAAGGCATGTGTGGTGCACGGCTCTGACCTGAAGGACATGACGTCAGAGCAGCTGGACGAGATCCTCAAGAACCACACGGAGATTGTCTTTGCCCGGACGTCTCCTCAGCAGAAGCTCATCATCGTGGAGGGCTGTCAGAGGCAG GGAGCCATTGTGGCGGTGACAGGGGACGGGGTGAACGACTCCCCTGCGCTGAAGAAGGCAGACATCGGCATCGCCATGGGCATCGCTGGCTCTGACGTGTCTAAGCAGGCAGCCGACATGATCCTGCTGGACGACAACTTTGCCTCCATCGTCACTGGTGTGGAGGAGG GCCGCCTGATCTTTGACAACCTGAAGAAATCCATCGCCTACACCCTGACCAGCAACATCCCCGAGATCACCCCCTTCCTGCTGTTCATCATCGCCAACATCCCCCTGCCTCTGGGCACTGTGACCATCCTCTGCATTGACTTGGGCACTGACATG GTCCCTGCCATCTCCTTGGCCTATGAGGCAGCTGAGAGTGACATCATGAAGCGGCAGCCGAGAAACCCGCAGACGGACAAGCTGGTGAACGAGAGGCTGATCAGCATGGCCTATGGACAGATCG GGATGATCCAGGCGCTGGGTGGCTTCTTCACCTACTTCGTGATCCTGGCAGAGAATGGTTTCCTGCCTTCACGGCTGCTGGGAATCCGCCTCGACTGGGACGACCGGTCCATGAACGACCTGGAGGACAGCTACGGACAGGAGTGG ACCTATGAGCAACGGAAGGTGGTGGAGTTCACGTGCCACACGGCCTTCTTTGCCAGCATCGTGGTCGTGCAGTGGGCTGACCTCATCATCTGCAAGACCCGCCGCAACTCAGTCTTCCAGCAGGGCATGAA